AGAGAACTGCACAAGTGTGTGGGTGCCCAGAGATTTTCTGAGGGGTCAGCTACTGGCCACTCCCCAAGGTAGGACACAGTCCAAAGGTCCAACCTGGTTCAATACATCCTCTGGGCTTGTACACCGTGCCCTGCTGATTTGCCAGGCCTGTCTCAAGCTGGAGGATTATGAATTCTTGTGGAGTTAGGGACCAAATCCTCCCCTCATGCACCCTGCACTAGACCTGGACAGACAGATTTGGGGCAGGGAGAAAGTCCCTGCTCAGGCCATAAAACTACAGGGAAGCCCCTCTGCAGACTATTATAACCCTGAAGCTgcaggagctcctgctgctgtggtctctcccaccaccaccaagtgCAATGGCCAAGCTGAACAAACCATTGAAGAGTGCGGTTagaccacacacacccccacccccacccacacacacccttgcaGCACCCTCAGCCTGACATGTGGCTTTGCTCACTTGACTCACAGGTAACATTACAATATTTCTTAGACTCTGACGCCTGGAAATTGCAACCACAGGTAAAACAAAGCACCTTGTACAATGACGGCATGAGATCGACGTTTTATAGTAACTCTTGCAATTTGCAATGCCCTGCATTGGTGGGGTTTaaggcactttgcaaacattcattAAATCTCACAACCAGGAAACAGAAGTGAAATTACTTGTCTAGAGTCCAAGTGAACCATCTAGGGCCAGCTCTTGGGAGCTAAGGATGCTGAGAAGTGGGGGAAGAGAACCCCATAGTCCAGATCCCCACGCCTGGACCAGACTGCCGTCAGACATGTTAAGTAATCATATTCCACCCAGGGTTAAATTGAAGGCAAGATTCCTTTCACCCTGTAGACTAGCACTTCAATGAGTTGGCCTAAAACATGGTTTTAATATGTCCATCCTAACTGTGCAATTACTTCATACCCGAATGTCTGGGGGCCTCCATCCAttacagctccccctccccctctcctgcagcaGTTGCTGATCATTAATAACAGGactaaaaaggtaaaagaaagaCGCAGAGTCAGTGCATTGGCAAGGAATCCATGCTTCACCTTGAGAAGTTTACAAGGAGACTCTGCTCATCTTGTCGTCTGTATTCAGACGGCAAAGCCATTAAGGCTCATGACCTTTCACTGCCCTTTGCAAACTTGAAATTCCAGGCAGCGTTTTGGTCCCTTAAAAAAAGTGAATTATGAGAGAAAATGCCTGAGGAGAAAGCACACCAGCCCACCAATTCCAGCAACTGCTGTGACCGCCACTAAGCGCACCAAGAGGAAATCCAGAGAGtcctccagctgggagtgcagtCTCAGGACCTCCCGCCGCGTGCTCTCCCAGTCCCCGGAGTTGTCAATCACGTGGTCAGCTAATTTGCACTTCTCATCAAGCGGCAGCTGGGAGGCGATGCGCGCTTCTGCCTCTGCCTGGGCCAGGCCATTCCTCTTCATCAGTCGTGCCAGCTGTGTCTGCGGATCACTACCGGGATGGGAATGAGAGACTCAGCATCAGAGACGTCTGGAAAGGAGTGAGGCCCCTAATGCCTCCACACTGCAATTACAGGACACCGAGCATGGTGCGTGCTCCAGAGAACAGGATCCCCTCAGCCCTATCCCAGCCAACACACCTGGTGGGGAGTGATCCCGTCCCACTCTCCAATCAGACTACTTCAGCTCAGCACACGTTAAACATCTTTCATACGGAACCTGCAAAACCAACAGGATCCAAGGAACTGACCAGGTTTTTCTTAAAGGCCAGTTGAGCCAGCTCTTGTTGCATGGTGGGGTCACCACTGCTAGAGGGGCAGATTATACAGCACCGCCCCCAACACAAGGGGCAACCAGATAACATGGCATCAGCGCCACCCCCAGCTAGCTTGGGGGGAGTGCATCAGATCCCCTAGCCCAGATGACAGAGGTTTCTAGAGTCCCACAGAAAGTGATTTTTGTCCATTATTAATTAGCACTATTATTTAGTATGTGTGTGCTACACCCCACAGCCTACTAGCACCAAGGCCCTACtggagatcaaggccccattgtgctgggggctgcaaAGACACCTagcaagacagtccctgccctgaacagctcaCAGTCTGATTAGGCAAGACAAACAAAAAGTAAGAGGAAATGGAGACAGACTCAAGGATTTCCTCTCAACAGACTATGGTCACACTCCCTGTTAGTATCCCTTTAATTCTTAACGCTGGCTCTGTATCTAGTCAGTCAGTATCCACGAGGATTGATTTGCTGAGTTTTAACATATTCCTGCTATTTGCAGTTAACTAAAAGGCTGCATTAACAAGGGCTGCCAAAATGACACTTGTTCTCCAGTTTCCTTGGCCCTCTGTGGCACTTACCTGTAAACCAGGATTGTGTGTTTCATGAACTTGGTTAGTGTGTTGGTCTCAAACAGCAGAGGAATGTCCAGAATCACATAGCGGTAGCCTGGATGAACGAACCAAGCCCCCCGCCAAAAACAATGTGTATATAAAATGGAAATACTACTACTTATAAGGTTTTCTTACCAAACCCCTTACCACACactctctcccccgcccattAAAAATATGGGCAGAGAATTGTCTAGCTGCACAGTTACACTTTCCCCAGGGTGGCAGCTGCAGCACTTCGGCTCTTTTTGAGGAAGAGGAAAGCGAAACTGTTTTtgttcaaactttccaaaaagttTCCAAGCCTGGAAACTTTCAGAGCAGAAGGTGAAAGCTTCAGAAAGTTGAGTGGCTGGAAACAGGAGGTTAGAATGGAAAACCTAATGCACCTTCTGACTAGAGCAGGCACTGCCACTTTGCTACATTATTAGAAGTGGAGCTGGCTGTGTTgtgttgcccaacacttcccaaaTGGGCTGGaatttcccatgctgggtgtctgcctccagttttttggaaagttttagcaaaaatggttcagctgtttcggAGAATAAAGATCAGGggatatttttcaaaaacattcacAGCTGTTTTGCTGAGAAGCTGCAGTGCTGCCATGCTTTGGCACAGGGACTGAAGATTGGGTGAGGTcaccctgggggcagggatgtgcCCTTTCCTGTCCTCATGAAAATCTGCCATTTTCAGACTTGCAGCCTGACCAATTTgggcagtttgcacatgctcagtggagCTTTACTAAACACCCCTATTCTCCCAACGTTCGGTCTGTACTGAAATTGCTCTATCTTGGCTACTGCAGGTGCAGGGTTATGGATGAGAActcagagcagggagactggacatgtctacacagcagcttcCTAGCATGGGCACACAGCTGTGCTAGCTCTACTCCAGCTGGCAGCATGGCCATGGCAGCCCAGGCTAGCCAGAGTGCAATCCCACCCGACCGCCATGGTCGCACTGCTGGTTTTAGTGCACTACCTTGAGCGGAGTTAGCACATCTGTCCACCTCTGCAGGGAAGAGCTGCACCCTGCCAGCTGCCATTTAGACAGACCCAGTCTCTCAGTACCCCCCTGCtggtgtaacaccgacagaccctggtcatcggcgggcgggatcgaaccggggacctgTGGAGCTTAGTGCACGAggctctacagcatgagctaaaagccaagcGGCTCTtcactaaggctgtagagcagactcttTCATCTCTCTCTACGTGGGCTcggtgccccacccccaggaggtgtgtgggttacattggcaccaaggcagcatggaggagaaggaagaaatatCCTAACTTGGTTTAAAGCAGTGGGGTGAAGAGTGGGGAGGAAGAGCACATGGACAAGCTGGAATGGAAAGGGGCCTGCTACAAGGTGGGGCTGATAGGAGCAATGACAGGGACACGGCCTATTACAAGCTGAAACTGAACCCAGGATGTCTCAGTCCCAGCATTCCTTTGCTGTCAGccaatagctgtgaaacccaccaGCAGACTGTCTCGCTCATCCCCCTCTAATGGCTGGTTCACGTGGGGGATACCAACTTACTACTGCTACCAGTGACATTAACTGAAGGGACAGAGGCCTATGCTAAGGATCtgaaggttccaaccctgctgataaTGCACATGATatttcagagggttttttttaaaacttagaaAGTTACATACAGACAaatattaatgttgcaaagtcaagtccTTAAAAGTTAAGAAATGGCAGAATTTAAGATTAGCTGTGCATTATTCCTCTTGTGCCTCCATCTTCCCTACCTCTGTCGGTCTGTCCGCACCACAGCCAGCCCaatctccctctgccccctccccaagcctgtCCCTCCTCCTGTTATCCCTCCCTAGCCTGCCCATGCCCCCGCCTTGCCCTTGACCCGCATTCAAATCAGTGGCTTTGTCTTTCTCCTCCAGGTTGCCTGGATGCCAGCAGGGAGGGAATGAAAGCACAGGGGAGAGAGCGtgtctccttgctctcagttctggtgcccagcacCACAGTGACCCCCAGCATCTGGAAAGAGCACGTTCATGACAAATCTAGCTCAGTCaccagctggagcatgctcagtgaactCTGTGGGGACGGCGTACGCTCAGTAAGGAGGGAATGTTTAGAGACTTTTGGTGCCAGCCTCTAACAAAGCTCTGCTGAGAATCTGCAACTGGcaattttcagaggtttataactcAGCCAAACTTGGACGGATTTTCATAGATAACAAAAGGCACCTCTCTGACCCCTGCCAAATTTAAAGTCTCTGCTTCAAAACATGGAGGGTGCTGGAGCTCCTTAAAGCATTTGTAAGAATTTAACATGAGTACCACGGTGTATTTTTCCTTAACCTTACTGTTGGAAGttctgaaccatttttgctgaaactttaaaaataaattccagcCCGATTCAGAAGTCAGCATGGAAAACTGCATCCCAAACGATTAAagttggcaaagttataagcaaccaaCCATAGAGACTTGTTATGGTCAGTTAACATGTCCCATTATAATAAGTATCCCTGCCAGTTCCATCTTAAATAGAGACAAACTTATAGTGGCAATTTCCACATGAccaactgtatttattttatacctTAGAACACTTCTCCTGTACTCTGCCACTCACCTGTCTCCGAACCTCAGAGCAGCTTCCAAGAGTCACCTTTTCTATTGCTTAGAAGAAACAACCTGCCACAAAAGTGTTTCCTTATTTCCCTCCAGATGCCCCCCCACCATTACCCCACAACCCTGAAAAAAATACACTGGTCTGAGGAGCAGCAGGGTCTATACTCAATCCCAGCCTAGTGACAGGTTTAAGGTCCTCTGGAATCAGCAGCTGAGAACTTGACCCCTTGACGAGCAGGGAATCCCCTTTGCCCAGTGGGAGACGGGACTTCTAGAACcccagggttagaagggactgcaaggatcatctaggccagtggtcaccaaccagacGATCGTGatcaactggtcgatcctggTGCCTCTGCCAGTCAATCGTGATCTCTGGccagcggcgcagcggggctcaggcaggctgcctgcctgtcctggccccatgccgctcccggaagtggctggctgctggcatgtctctgcaacacctcggggggaaggggtgtgtgagGCGgctcaataggagctgtgggggtggtgctcgCAGGCACGGGCACCGCCCAGAGacccgctgcccccctccccgccaggggctgcagagacgtgccagcagcaagccgcttctgggagcggcatggggccagggcagccaggcagcctgcctgagcccagctgctCCGCCAACCGAGAGCCAAAagtggtaagcgcctcccggccagagcctgcaccttgcacccaaactccctcccagagcctgcacccctcaccccctcctgcatcccaattctctgcaccagcctggagcccccttgtgcacccaaactccctcccagagcttgcacccctcatttctgcaccccaaccccctgccccaggctcagcccagagcccccttccacactctgaactcctcaaccacagcccagagcctgcaccccctcccacaccccaatcccctgcccggtgaaagtgagtgagggtggggggaatggagtgagcagagtGGGACTGCAGGGAatgggcggggtagatcctgggttgatcttaaattcaaaaagtgatcttgtgcgtaaaGAGGTTgaagaccactgatctagtctaaccccctgccaagaggcagGATTTCTAGCCAGGCCTGGTTGCTGCACTAAGGTCTGCTGTCTTGCAACTTTAACTTACAGAACAGCTATTTTAGAACAGTTTTAGATGCTTCTCAAATTAATGAGTGTTGCCACCTGGTTGTCTAGccagtgcccccttgtggcctaTTAAACACGACTCAACCTGCCGCAGGTCCCCTGTGGTCAGCTGTCACCCCTCACAGATCCAGTACCACGGTGCCTTAGCCCTCTGTCTATGGCACACAGGAGTCTAATACCCCACGTGGGGtagagtccaaacaaaaaggaaaacagatgGACTGCAGATTCATCGGCGGACCCTTCTGCTCTGGCCTTGTCTCTACATGGCTAGTCCCTTTTGCCAATCTTCCTGGGTCCAGTCGTCCCACCCATCAAATGGCTCGTTCAGGTAGCAAGCTGCCTCAGGCTATGGGCTGAAACCAGGCTTCTGTGAGCGAAGAAGTAGCAGAgctctgctctccttcctggCCACCCTCAACTGGGCCTGTTAACTCCTCTCTCCAATCCCGGACGTTGGCTGCAGGGTCACCTGGGTCCACAGGAACGTCCTTAACCCCACGGTGCCAGTTCCCATCACAGTGAGTTATAATTTTTTCTCCTTCTAAGGCCTGTACAGTGGGCCCCATGGTACTAAGCCACCTGGCTTTACAGGaggaaacatttaataaaaacttaaaaaaaaaccccacacaccagtggtcttaaaaagagagagaagcccCGTGCCAGTGTGGGGTGGACGAAAGGGTTATTAGCCCTGTATGGGTCGTGTGTATCATTCCATGTGAGCGTCTATAAACCCTTCATGCCATAACAGGCTCGCTCATCTGTAGATGCTACTGCATGGTACAGAAAACCTCAAGAAGATGTTTGgtaatttttgttataaaatagCATCTAAATGGAGAAATCTATTTTATGTATTTCTCCACCTAGATGTTGTTTTATATCCCCTCTACCTATAGAGCAAGGTGGTTTtgttactggggggggggggggagcgagcaAGCGATAGAAAATTAACAGCCTAAAAATgatctaaaatagctttttttttttgcatagaaAAGTCATGGCTTTAAACTCTGGTCTCTTGGAGGGCAGAAGTGAGGCCTGTGTATTCCCTTGGGAAACCCCCTCCAATTGTGTAAATGCTCCTTTTTCCAGCTCTGCAAGACTGCAACTTATAAAGCTTTAAATTCACTGGGTTTCAGACCAGTGAAACCTGGGGGCAAGGAAGTGATTCCATATGTGCACAAACCCAAAACATTAGCTAAAGCCCTTTGGCCTAAGACACCAAAAATAAATATCCCGAGTCAGTTACTGCTAACTAATTAAGACAAAATCATTTGCAAAATGATAGCTGGAGCAGTGAGTAAGGCTCCCCCCAATGGCGTCATGAGCTCATTTAGATGCTcctcttttatttcctttgtctaTTTCTCCAGTTTCCTTTCTTGTCACCTTCCTTCATTGGCTTACTTTCTCCCCCTGCATTTCTCTCAGGAGAGCTTGGCTTCTTCAGCTCCCTAGCAAAAGGCTATTCAGCTGTCACATAGCTCACCCTTGATAAGCTCTGCAAACTAGGCTGACTCTATTAAGACATCCCTCTGTCTACACGGAGACCTCTGAAACAGCTGGTGATCTTATCTGGCATTTGACTAGACCAAGTCTGACAGCTGTATTTGTTATATTTATCAGAAGGAAAAGCAGAACTCCGGAAACCACAGCTGTCAACCCATTTTTCACCTTATCGAGTTTAAGAGAGCTTTATGGCTTTTAGTGAAGCAGGGGGTGGAAGGGAATAATATTAGAACATTTCAGAAGGGGTGACATTATCTCAGGAGGAATCTCTGAAGAAGCCATACAATGCTTCCTTCAGACCCTACAGATGTACTTTAAACCATATACGGGAGAAAATGTGAAGGGCAAAACTAAAAGGCAGGATTCTCTGAACAGGAACAATGGAAGGATGCCACATCGCTAAAGGCCACTAGTGACACAGCACAAAGGCAGTCACTCAACATTTTAGCTCCCTTTCTCCTCTAGCCCCTTTCCCTGCTAaaggaaaaaacaaccaaacacagATTGCTGGTCACCAGTGTGACCAGAAACCCTGACGTCCTAGGAGTCCATAACAATTGCTTAGTTTCTTACCTAGCACAAAGTATTTAAAGATCTGTTTCAGCATCTCTTTCTGGATCTTAGGATGAGTGATGGCATTCAGCAGCTGCCGTTTTTCCGGGTGGGAGAAGATAATGTTTCCCAGAGCCTCCCGGTTTATCTCTCCACTCTCCAAGAGGATTTCACTTCCAAAGTTATGCACTATCTGCTGATAGGCTAAGAAGCGGGGCTGAACCACTGATAAAAATAAACAGCTGGAGGTTAGTGCCAATTCTGCATAACAGGAAGTGCTTACATCAGTGAAGGGTCTAAAATGAATCTTATTCATTGAACGACTGAGGTCTATTCCTTTCAAGGGAGAACACATCTGTTGACCGGCATACACTGAAGCAAGGCTGTGGAACATCTCATCCTAGGGGCTAAAAGCTACATGAGAACCAACTTTGAATCTCGTGCTGCAGAAACACATTTGCTAAACTTTTGTTCCAATAACACTTACATTTCTTCAGTACCAGGTACCAAAGAGATCAAattactttgcaaacattaattagcCTCATCATTCTCCTAAGAGAAAGCATTACCCCAATTTTATAGATCAGTAAAGTGGGAGAAAGGACTTGCCCCaggttacacagcaagtcagtagcagagctgggaaaaaaCATGCAGAATCATCCTGATTCCTCACTCCTTTCTCCAACAAGTAGGTCTCAGAGGATTCTCGATTGGAAGGTTCTAAGGGCAGAGGCCGTGTTTGGAACGCACagtaataataaatgttatttctgtttgtttcttttgaaaagggaaaacaCTGCAGTGAGCACAGTTGTAATAAAAACTTTATAATGTATAGTTATCAAGGGCCACAGTTTACATTTTGAAGGACCTTTCTACATGCATGCCTTAAGATGGTGGAACTTTCTACATACATGCCCCTAGAGGGGCATGGAagaacactggggggggggcaatgccaggtggctcaggccagcccccatggggggcagggagggagcgccacctcctccctgactcacctcagcaggccacccagcctgtagGTCAGTGCGCTACCACACCGATTTCTGCCTCCGTGCCCAGCGCGGATTCCACCCCAGAGACGCCTGCATGTGCCTTCCCCGACCCTGAAAAcctgagggaggaggggcagaggggcatgTATTGGCCCTGCCCCAGTGGTGCAGCCTGGCTGCAAGATAGAAGCTGCCTgctgctgagggggtgggggagggcgcgCGCAACTGGAAAAGTCTGCGCACTGCTGCCTTAAGACAGGACGTGCGATGGCCATAGATTTTGTTCATTTCCAATTAGGCGTTGAGTGGGGAGATTCATCTTGTTTTAACTGAAAACTCCTGCGCTGGATGAACAGCGTAGCTGGGCTCCCACAAGGGAGTAGTGGGTTACTAAATATCAAAAAGGGCTGAATATTAATAGGCTTAAGGTTTCCAATGTCATCAGAATCAAGCCATAAGGGCTTCTATAGAATACAACGTGAGATTCTTTATGATGAATTGCACATGAAAGCCTGTAGGAGGCCAATTCTCAAGAGCTGTTTGCAGCTTATTATAGACTAGTCTGATGTAAGGAAAgtatgtcattttaaaaagtcatcgaAATTGCCACCCAGAggatataataataaaaagaagtaattgggagaaggctggggataaactgaagtgaaaaaaaaaaaaatcagtgtatatTCTATTTTCCTCTAATGATACAGACCTTTCCACTTGATTGAGGCTCAGAGCAAGTTAGAAAGAAAGACATTTTTACTAAAATGAATTTCTTACTTGGGGAATTGTAATTTCTAATTCAGGGAGTTTCACTTAAAAAGGAAATCCAAGTAGTAAATAGAACAAAAAAAAGCaattgaagaaaaataaattgcttgGTGGAAAATTGGCATTGAACATGTACAGTGGTTCGAAGTAGTATCCTGGCCTGTCAGAGGACTGATAGCAGCTCTAGCAGGCTCTCTGCCCGAGAGGCACTACATTGCAACAAAACGTCAAAATAGCGCAGCTTTAAGATGGCTACTGAATAAGTTCTTCAATGACCAGAAAAATTGAGGTACTTAAAAAGGAAACCACCCAAGCGACATTGATTTCTAATTAATAATCCTTTGTACATCTGCCGTGCTAGCCATCGGCAGGCCTAAAAAGGGATGTACAAAAATTAAATCCCACGTGACCTGATGAGGTAAgtcctattatccccattttacagagggaatgGAAAAAAGGGTTTCACCCAGGCCATCAGATCCCCTGAATCCtagttcccagctctgatgcacTGGCCTTGTTTTGTAGGTTGTTTCCATATCAACAGCAGAAACACCCGGAAAGTGTTACAGA
This DNA window, taken from Trachemys scripta elegans isolate TJP31775 chromosome 23, CAS_Tse_1.0, whole genome shotgun sequence, encodes the following:
- the DCAKD gene encoding dephospho-CoA kinase domain-containing protein, with product MFLVGLSGGIASGKSTVVAVFRELGCAVIDADVIARQVVQPRFLAYQQIVHNFGSEILLESGEINREALGNIIFSHPEKRQLLNAITHPKIQKEMLKQIFKYFVLGYRYVILDIPLLFETNTLTKFMKHTILVYSDPQTQLARLMKRNGLAQAEAEARIASQLPLDEKCKLADHVIDNSGDWESTRREVLRLHSQLEDSLDFLLVRLVAVTAVAGIGGLVCFLLRHFLS